CCATCGCCTTGGCCCATCAACTGGAAGAATTAAACGAGGAGGTGGCGGAACGAACGCGTGATCTCTCGCAACGTATGCGCGAGATTGTGCGCGAGCGAAATTTCGTTACGCATGTTCTGGATACCGCTCAAGCCATCATCCTGACCCAGGACCGGAAAAATCGCATCATTATGGTCAATACCTATGGCCAGGCTCTCACCGGGTACGATATGGAAGACCTGGACGGCCGGCCTTTCCTTTCGATGTTAGCACCAGCCGGCAGCATCGGAATCATGGAGCGCTTGGTGGAACTGGTCGACGGAGAACGCGAGCATCTGGAAGCGGAGTGTGATCTGCTTGCGCGGGACGGTAGCGTGATCAATGTCTTCTGGCATCATTCCAGGTTGCGTGGCGACGATGAATCGTCTCCCGTCATCCTGTCCGTGGGAATGGACATCACCGCGCGCAAGAAAGCGGAATTGCGCCTGGCCTGGCTCGCGGATCATGACCCGCTGACCGCCTTGTTCAATCGCCGACGTTTCGAGCAGGAACTGGAGCAGGCCATCGCATCGGCCAAGCGCTACCAACACAGCGGCGCCCTGCTGTTCTTCGACCTTGATCAGTTCAAATACGTCAACGACACCAGCGGACACAGCGCCGGTGATCGTCTATTGAAACGCCTGGGCGAATCGCTGCCGGGACTTCTTCGCGAGGTCGACCTGTTGGGTCGGCTGGGCGGCGACGAGTTCGGCGTGATCCTGAGCCGCTCTTGTCCCGAGGAAGCCATATCGGTGGCTAAGAAGATCCTCTCTCACATTCAGGGCATGGAGTTCCCCGAGGGAGAGCGCATTCACAAAGTATCGGCCAGCATCGGCATCGCCATGTTCCCGGAACACAGCAACGATGCTCAGGATCTTCTTGCCCGCGCCGACCTGGCCATGTACCAAGTGAAGGAAAGTGGCCGTGGTGGCTGGCACCTGCTCTCCAACGATGACCAGAGCCAGCAGTTGATGTATGACCACGTTTTGTGGAAACAGCGGGTGGAAAGGGCTCTCTCCCAGCAGCTATTCATGCTGTACGTGCAACCCATCCTGCGCATCAAGACCATGACCGTGGGACACTACGAGGTCCTGCTGCGGATGCGCGGCGACGATGAAACCATCATCAGCCCGTCCCAGTTCATCGAAGTAGCGGAGCGCTCCGGCTTGATCCACGTGGTGGATCGCATGGTGCTCTCCGAGTCGATCCTGTTCCTCGCCAGTGCCCGTGATCGCGGGCAGATTGTCACCCTGACCGTAAACCTCTCGGCCCACGCCTTTCGGGATCCCGACCTGTTGGGGCATCTGGAGCGGCTCCTGCAAGAAAACTACCTCGATCCAAGGCAGCTGATTTTCGAAATGACTGAAACAGCGGCCTTGGCAGACCTGACAGCCGCACGGCGGCTGATGGAGGCCATCAACAGCATCGGTTGCCTCTTCGCCCTTGATGATTTCGGCACAGGCTTTTCATCCTTTTACTATCTCAAGCAGCTGCCTTTTGAATTCATCAAAATCGACGGTTCATTCATACGCAACCTGGGGGAGCGGCCGGACGACCAAGTGCTGGTAAAGGCCATGGCGGAAATTGCTACTGCTTTCCACAAGTACACGATCGCCGAACAAGTGGAAGATGCTCCGACACTGGCGCTACTGGAAGAATTTGGGATCGACTTTGCCCAAGGCTACTTTACCGGCCTGCCCCAGGATATCGCCACACTGTTCCCCGACAAGACCGCAGCTCTGCCGAATGTGATCAATCAGTGACGTGTGGCGGCTTCAGTTGATCGAGTCAATGCCTTTCTTGCGCTTCACCGGATCAAACTGCCAGGCCACCCGGAAGGGTTCCATAGGCTCAAGCGCCAGACCCTGCTTCTGGCGACCGCCCCGTCCTCCGTCTGCACCGCGTGACTGGCAATGGACTATGAAACCCTGGAGCACTTGTTCAGCCTCATCACGACTTTCATAGGGGCCAATAATGCCCTCCCGGGCCTGGAAGAACCACTCGGGCAACTGAGTTTCGCTGTTGGTCTGACAGAATATGCGAGTCACTTTAAACATGGCATAGGCTCTCAACAGTTCCTGGACAGACGGCCTCAAATGACCGTGCAATCAAGCTTAAGAAAACTGCAAGTATCTTACTGTACCACGTTACCCGACGCAGTTACTCCTGACACACGCGTTATTTGTGAAAATTTACCTTTACTTTAACTTTCATTAAGTTATTCGACGGGTAAACGCGAACCGCGCCATGCAACCATGGTTCGCCCGGAACGGTCATACAACGATTGCCCCGACCACCTTCCTTTTTGCCTATTTATGCCGATCAAACAGCCGGCGCGTATTGCCGATGAATATGACTGATCTTGTCGGACTGGGACAATCGGTAGAAGCGCCTCAATTCCCCGAACAAGCCATGCCCCTGCGGTCGCCCGCTGCGCCGCCAGTGCCTTTGCTCTAACTGCAGGCAATATTTCCCCGCAAAATGGTTCGCCTGGGCATAACGGCGCCGCTCATCGGCATCCAGGGCGTGGTGGTACTGCGGCTCTTCAAACAACCATTGCCGAAGGTCGCGCAAGTGAATGCCATCGCCCAGTTGTTGAAGCAGCAGGGAAACCACGACGAACTTGTCGATTTCCGCTTGCATCTCCAGTTCCAGCAATGATACCCCGCGCTCCCGGGCCGCATTCCAGGCGAGACAGACAAAGTGGCTCACCCCCTCCAGGGCCAGAAGAAAATCGGGCAGCGTATCCTCTTCCAACTTCCCTTCCAGAATACCGGTGGCCATGGACGCCACCACCGAGGGGTCCAAGTAGAGCGCCAGGGCGACTTCATCACCGGACTGGTCCACCAACAGTTTTTCCTTGATCTCGCGCGGATTCGCGCTGCTGTCCAGTTCTCGCGCGACCTCGGGGTCGGTGACTAGAAAGTCTTCGACGCTGTGCTCGAGGTAAAGCCCGTACACCTGCTCAATAAAACGCTGCAAGGCATTCAGGTTCATGGCCTATGCCCCCGTTCAACTGTGACGCAGGCTTACGGACCCCGCCGAAGGCTCGATGCCCAGCTTGCGTAACTTATCCGCCGCACGCTGGCTGCCGGTGCGCGCCCAGGTCTCGTATAGACGCATGACGTCGGTGGGCGCGCGCAGGCCTGAATTGTCGCTGACTTCGGCCAGCACATCGACGAACGCTTGAAACTTGGCGGCCAGTTCCGCGAACATGCGGCCGCTGCTGTGGCGACTGGATACGCTGCTGTTGGACAGGAAGCCATAAGCGCCTCCGCCCATGGCGATGTAATAGTCGATGTTCACCAGTTTGCGGTCCAGGCTGGCGGAAAACATGCCAGCGATGAGCAGGGCAACATCACCTAGGCGCTTGAGCGCCAGGTCACGGGCGGTGCGGCTTCCGGCCTCCGCCGCTTCCGCGTAGAAGAGCGCCAAGGGGCGGATCGCGTAACCATCCGGCGTGCACTCGAACAGCGCATCCGACCGGGTGAACTGGGTCAGCACATTCACCACGTAGTGAATGGTGTCGTCGGCGGCGAAGACGTTCTGATGCTCCATGGCCGCGGAAACGGAGTGCTTGAAATACTCCCGGACATCATGGGCAACCAGTGGGACATTGGACTCTTGCGAGCCGAACTCAGGCAAATAAGACATGAACAAGTCCTCCCCGAAGGAGCAAAGTCGATGACGGCACCGCGACGAGTCCCTGTCGGGATTCTTCCTGATATTTATTCAGCACAAGACGTACCAATCCGTCAA
The genomic region above belongs to Methyloterricola oryzae and contains:
- a CDS encoding bifunctional diguanylate cyclase/phosphodiesterase, giving the protein MSQPRALTRFLSIKWKALILTSLVLAAVTASYATLNYLEMRQQFAQRREELQSQYAVQVQGLLDQYNNRLEQLTAMVASLPGIEAAVNQPISDSDMRAVVDRLMAVLEMNFGVEKVALISSEGDQLISNGTAVDLHASTSLAESVRQAINSETPKSFIDCSEICLQYAVAPVLGAAGEVGALVLGMSLTDVILDFRRVSGTDLGLIVQQEGPEARTQIDSDRWLGGWHAQVMVLSNAPRNLPLLRMLASKAPSLGELYSPRHFKYDDRQFEIRLFSLAGFGSREKAHLATISDISDSVAQIRVATQRSILLGVGGLMVSEIILLLTLWRPMSRLRRAAVTLPSLAEGAFSKVRTAISSTKPSQVFRDEVDVLNDTAIALAHQLEELNEEVAERTRDLSQRMREIVRERNFVTHVLDTAQAIILTQDRKNRIIMVNTYGQALTGYDMEDLDGRPFLSMLAPAGSIGIMERLVELVDGEREHLEAECDLLARDGSVINVFWHHSRLRGDDESSPVILSVGMDITARKKAELRLAWLADHDPLTALFNRRRFEQELEQAIASAKRYQHSGALLFFDLDQFKYVNDTSGHSAGDRLLKRLGESLPGLLREVDLLGRLGGDEFGVILSRSCPEEAISVAKKILSHIQGMEFPEGERIHKVSASIGIAMFPEHSNDAQDLLARADLAMYQVKESGRGGWHLLSNDDQSQQLMYDHVLWKQRVERALSQQLFMLYVQPILRIKTMTVGHYEVLLRMRGDDETIISPSQFIEVAERSGLIHVVDRMVLSESILFLASARDRGQIVTLTVNLSAHAFRDPDLLGHLERLLQENYLDPRQLIFEMTETAALADLTAARRLMEAINSIGCLFALDDFGTGFSSFYYLKQLPFEFIKIDGSFIRNLGERPDDQVLVKAMAEIATAFHKYTIAEQVEDAPTLALLEEFGIDFAQGYFTGLPQDIATLFPDKTAALPNVINQ
- a CDS encoding DUF6316 family protein — encoded protein: MRAYAMFKVTRIFCQTNSETQLPEWFFQAREGIIGPYESRDEAEQVLQGFIVHCQSRGADGGRGGRQKQGLALEPMEPFRVAWQFDPVKRKKGIDSIN